The Silene latifolia isolate original U9 population chromosome X, ASM4854445v1, whole genome shotgun sequence genome contains the following window.
TAAATGGTGAAACATATGGAATTCGCCAAAATAACATCAAAAACCGTTACCAAGtgttaccaaatgagctcaaaatgatgccaaaatgtagtagaaataggagctcatcacTCTTCTTCCGATTTGTCTTCCTATGTAAAGAATCAAACCTTGATTAgatactttaaaaaaaaaaagaattagtagACAATAGTAGTTGCGTTTTCAATTGGAATTATACATACTTGATTCTCAAGAGGATGCTCTGCAAACTCATTTCGACAATTTCTTTTATCGTGGTGTGACATGCGTTTACACTTAGCACACATCCTTTTCGGTTTTTTTGCCTTCATAATTGCCTTATTCTTGCTGCTCACTATCCTTTTACCACTACCTTTGTTTCTAGAGACTTTAGGTGGTAAGATCTTGATTTCTTTTGGAGCCTTGCAGTTGAGAAGGGCCTCTAATTCTTGTTCTTTGgtcaaaggctttgggtttggctccAACTTCTCTCAGAATTCTTTTATTACCTTGGCAAACTCTCTCATTTCtgactcttcttcttttcttttgagcaTACCAACAGTTGCGTAAATCTCAGACCACACCCGAGACATTCCAAATTTACTATTACTAGAAAGATCATAGTTTTCCAGTAGATTtccattcaaatcataaaccgTGTTTCTGAGTGCATTCTTACTCCACCTACGCAAAATGTATTTCCCAAGtatttccttaaactttcccgaGCAAATCCAAATGATGTGGTTGCATAAGATCCCTTTCCTTTCAAACAATTTGCATGCACAACGGACATCCATTGTTCTCCTATTATACTCAACTGCATATCTCCTTCGCTTGTTTGCGTCCTCAACAATTGAAACTTCAAAGTTAGTTACTGGATCTGGTGGGGTGTATCCACAAACACTACATGCATTTACCAAAAATTTAACCTCCTCTTTGAAGTCAAAGAACACTTCATGTGTATAGACCTTCACTGCATGGGCCTCCCAGTTTGACCCGAATAGGGTTTCAGGCATTGAGTTGTGGCTCTGTGCTTCAAGAAGCTTTAGATTGTGCCTTTGTTGGTCCatggcactctcaaatctcatccaaaattctacgagagtcccatatttattttcaaatctcttaaagaagctattcgaactctctgatctttgtgtggtttttaaaatgttgcacatcggcacattcctgaaataagcgggtatccACTGATCTCGTTCCGCAAACTTGTCAGTCAACCATTTATTTTCTTCTAACGAAAACTCGCTAATGACCTTAGCCCAATTCTCTTCAAATTCCTCAGGCTCCAAGTCCTCGCTCCAGACAACATTGTTCAGACGACTTAAGAAATCAGTCTCATTGCAAATCGTGCTCCCAACCTTGTCTGTTACTTTCTTcataatgtgccacatgcaaaagcGATGTCTTGCTTTTTTGAACACGGCTGCAAGTCACAAAATCCACATTATCTATTGTCAGAGATCTTTGGTCACAAATCAAGCtataagattcactaaacaaggtctcagattcacaagat
Protein-coding sequences here:
- the LOC141617382 gene encoding protein FAR1-RELATED SEQUENCE 9-like, which codes for MDQQRHNLKLLEAQSHNSMPETLFGSNWEAHAVKVYTHEVFFDFKEEVKFLVNACSVCGYTPPDPVTNFEVSIVEDANKRRRYAVEYNRRTMDVRCACKLFERKGILCNHIIWICSGKFKEILGKYILRRWSKNALRNTVYDLNGNLLENYDLSSNSKFGMSRVWSEIYATVGMLKRKEEESEMREFAKVIKEF